The following are encoded together in the Desulfoplanes formicivorans genome:
- a CDS encoding cyclic nucleotide-binding domain-containing protein gives MHAAHSNPATHSAPAPAIESFPEGATLFAAGETALRFYILLGGSVALTKGNGPPVHLRGRHAFGIEGIINPSGTHPCTAIALEPCRVATYQADMVDDLLQNSPRTLQLILKGLAHVLEASWARLDKTHPGQMQTQFVGKIQTMGPGQWVMQDGEMSTEIYRIISTDKGLEVVKNGNQLAVITEPGEIFGEMAFLLNEGRTAGIRSLGNSVLEVYSPEQLISMLADYPDFSLRLVTTLAQRLAKTSRELAEIKGSMPTSAPSK, from the coding sequence ATGCACGCCGCACACAGCAACCCTGCCACACATTCTGCACCAGCCCCTGCCATTGAATCGTTTCCAGAGGGGGCAACCCTCTTTGCTGCTGGTGAAACCGCCCTGCGTTTTTATATCCTGCTGGGGGGCAGTGTTGCGTTGACCAAAGGCAATGGACCTCCCGTGCATCTTCGTGGACGTCATGCCTTTGGCATTGAGGGCATCATCAATCCATCGGGGACCCACCCCTGCACGGCCATTGCTCTGGAACCCTGCCGCGTGGCCACCTATCAGGCCGACATGGTTGATGACCTCCTGCAAAATTCTCCGCGTACACTCCAGCTCATTCTGAAAGGACTGGCCCATGTCCTGGAGGCAAGCTGGGCCCGACTCGACAAGACCCATCCAGGACAGATGCAGACCCAATTCGTGGGAAAGATACAAACCATGGGTCCTGGTCAATGGGTCATGCAGGATGGCGAAATGAGCACGGAAATCTACCGGATCATTTCCACCGACAAGGGCCTTGAAGTCGTCAAGAACGGCAATCAGCTGGCCGTGATCACGGAACCCGGAGAGATATTCGGCGAGATGGCATTTCTGCTCAATGAGGGAAGAACCGCTGGCATACGCTCCCTGGGCAACTCGGTGCTTGAAGTCTATTCCCCCGAGCAGCTGATCTCCATGCTTGCCGACTACCCCGACTTTTCACTGCGTCTGGTAACAACCCTGGCCCAGCGCCTTGCCAAAACCAGCCGGGAACTGGCCGAGATCAAGGGCTCCATGCCAACCAGCGCACCCAGCAAATAA
- a CDS encoding DUF4911 domain-containing protein, with amino-acid sequence MKSSETAHLGKDTRTTRSHPNPRCWSAHLYVELPRTDIALFKFILESCDNLAYLSVLDKYRALVRITFAEDMRETVVSLVQSLEDTVAIRSCFSISP; translated from the coding sequence ATGAAATCCTCTGAAACCGCTCACCTCGGGAAGGATACCCGGACAACGCGATCCCACCCCAATCCCCGGTGCTGGTCCGCCCATCTGTATGTGGAACTCCCTCGAACCGACATTGCGCTGTTCAAGTTCATTCTTGAGTCTTGCGACAATTTGGCGTACCTGTCGGTACTGGACAAGTACAGGGCATTGGTCCGCATCACCTTTGCCGAGGACATGCGTGAAACAGTGGTATCCCTTGTGCAATCATTGGAAGATACAGTAGCCATACGCAGCTGCTTCTCTATCTCTCCCTAG